From the Erythrolamprus reginae isolate rEryReg1 chromosome Z, rEryReg1.hap1, whole genome shotgun sequence genome, one window contains:
- the LOC139153785 gene encoding zinc finger protein interacting with ribonucleoprotein K-like, which produces MEPSHRWHVSRGDGHSAELQAEARVLVPGESSWPRLESHGGNRLENQVIECCPSAPWDHYMQPPLSSDVTQHQMAPEDRPPEIYSIALWGPKLHSALTRHRGGRSHAQASAPNSKHLGPAGEGDATDEGSLVLIDAEGVPHTVSREEVELAGQMQSSEPELLASAPPPRQLYFCPICLRTFLYQSDLERHSITHSESKPYVCRECGKAFKRSSHLQRHKHIHTGERPFSCPVCCKGFRESGELLRHQRVHTGEKPYQCQICRLRFTERNTLRRHAKRKHARETYYQRSVEEGGGSWTTAVDWESEIMMGSGDWATEELGSGWSSEPVEDWVEGGNHWRETSERQVGSLPGAMTQILQTEHIKDKDKPEIQPP; this is translated from the coding sequence ATGGAGCCATCTCACAGGTGGCATGTCAGCAGGGGTGATGGGCATTCAGCGGAGCTGCAGGCAGAGGCTCGGGTATTGGTGCCGGGAGAGAGTAGTTGGCCGAGACTGGAAAGCCATGGTGGCAACAGGCTTGAGAACCAGGTGATAGAATGTTGCCCTTCAGCACCTTGGGACCATTATATGCAACCCCCACTCAGCAGTGATGTCACGCAGCACCAAATGGCTCCAGAAGACAGGCCCCCTGAGATCTACAGCATTGCTCTGTGGGGTCccaagctgcattctgcactgacTAGACACAGGGGAGGAAGGTCACATGCACAAGCCTCTGCTCCAAACTCTAAGCACCTGGGTCCAGCAGGGGAAGGAGATGCCACTGACGAGGGATCCCTGGTACTGATTGATGCAGAAGGGGTGCCCCACACTGTGTCACGAGAGGAAGTGGAGCTGGCTGGACAAATGCAGTCTTCGGAGCCCGAGTTGCTGGCTTCCGCTCCACCACCACGACAGCTATATTTCTGCCCCATTTGCCTGCGGACATTCCTCTACCAGTCTGACCTGGAGCGCCACAGCATCACCCACTCAGAGAGCAAGCCGTATGTATGCCGTGAATGTGGCAAGGCCTTCAAGCGTTCCTCCCACCTTCAGCGGCACAAGCACATCCACACCGGTGAGCGGCCCTTCAGCTGCCCTGTCTGCTGTAAGGGTTTCCGGGAATCTGGTGAACTATTGCGCCACCAGCGGGTCCATACTGGGGAGAAGCCCTACCAATGCCAGATCTGTCGACTACGCTTTACCGAACGGAATACCCTTCGCCGGCATGCCAAGCGCAAACATGCCCGTGAGACCTACTATCAGCGCTCTGTGGAGGAAGGAGGGGGCAGTTGGACTACGGCGGTGGACTGGGAATCAGAAATCATGATGGGAAGTGGGGACTGGGCCACAGAGGAGCTTGGGAGCGGCTGGAGCAGCGAACCAGTGGAAGACTGGGTTGAGGGTGGGAATCACTGGAGGGAAACTTCGGAAAGGCAGGTAGGAAGCCTGCCTGGAGCCATGACACAGATATTACAGACGGAGCACATCAAAGATAAAGACAAACCTGAGATTCAACCCCCTTAA